One genomic region from Cetobacterium sp. 8H encodes:
- a CDS encoding TRAP transporter substrate-binding protein: MKKYLSIIKVATLMLALSIESFAAKTLKISTTLPGDNPSVEALQYFADKVKSETNGELDVKVFNSSQLGGNRDGLEGLLLGTLEMVMVTAGPLAQFVPQAEIVSLPYMFQSTEHLHAALDGKPGEMIGEKLEDKGFVPLFWLDGGSRSIMNNKKPIYKPEDLKGLKIRVQPSNVTIAIGNAMGAIATPMEQGEVYGALEQGVLDGWENSPTTLYSLKLYEVTKYFSETNHLMAPDVLLMSKKVYSKLTPQEQNIVKNAAKDAQNFQRKLWTEKENDIIDNLKNHGVVFNKVDSIEPFIERTKYIWEEFSKKNGTELIEEVQKAKQ; this comes from the coding sequence ATGAAAAAATATTTATCAATAATCAAAGTAGCAACTTTAATGTTAGCTTTATCAATTGAGTCATTTGCGGCAAAAACTTTAAAAATATCAACAACTTTACCAGGTGATAATCCATCAGTAGAAGCATTACAATATTTTGCTGATAAAGTAAAGTCAGAAACAAATGGAGAGTTGGATGTAAAAGTTTTTAATAGTTCTCAGCTTGGTGGTAACAGAGATGGATTAGAAGGGTTATTATTAGGAACTTTAGAGATGGTTATGGTAACTGCAGGACCATTAGCTCAATTTGTTCCTCAAGCAGAAATTGTTTCTTTACCATATATGTTCCAAAGTACAGAGCATTTACATGCCGCTCTTGATGGAAAACCAGGTGAAATGATTGGAGAAAAACTTGAAGATAAAGGATTTGTGCCTTTATTTTGGTTAGATGGTGGAAGTAGAAGTATAATGAATAATAAAAAACCAATTTATAAACCTGAAGATTTAAAGGGGCTAAAAATTAGAGTTCAACCATCAAATGTAACGATAGCTATTGGAAATGCTATGGGAGCAATTGCTACTCCTATGGAGCAAGGCGAAGTTTATGGAGCTTTAGAGCAAGGCGTTTTAGATGGTTGGGAAAATAGTCCAACAACATTATATTCATTAAAATTATATGAAGTAACAAAGTATTTTTCTGAAACAAATCACTTAATGGCTCCAGATGTTTTATTAATGTCTAAAAAAGTTTATTCGAAATTAACACCTCAGGAGCAAAATATAGTAAAAAATGCTGCTAAGGATGCTCAAAATTTCCAAAGAAAATTATGGACAGAAAAAGAAAATGATATTATTGATAATTTAAAAAATCATGGAGTTGTTTTTAATAAAGTTGATTCTATAGAACCTTTTATTGAAAGAACGAAATATATTTGGGAAGAATTTAGTAAGAAAAATGGAACTGAATTAATAGAAGAAGTTCAAAAAGCTAAGCAATAG
- a CDS encoding TRAP transporter small permease has protein sequence MTEDVLLLNEIKNKISLLERLNSIIIRFEKTVLMFLILEMVVLAALQILSRFVIKKPISWSEELLTYSFIWVSFLGAAFALAKNKHFEVDLFTSKLSPNIRGIIFIFIKILMIIFTILMMKDGYEFASINRFQTMSVMPFTMFWPCMVVPLSGFFMFIHLLTDLHSNIKQGGE, from the coding sequence ATGACTGAAGATGTATTGTTGTTGAATGAGATTAAGAATAAAATTTCATTATTGGAGAGATTAAATTCTATAATAATAAGATTTGAAAAAACAGTATTAATGTTTTTGATATTAGAGATGGTAGTTTTAGCTGCACTTCAAATTTTATCAAGATTTGTTATAAAAAAACCAATATCTTGGTCTGAGGAGTTATTGACATATTCTTTTATTTGGGTAAGTTTTTTAGGAGCCGCATTTGCATTAGCTAAAAATAAGCACTTTGAAGTAGATTTATTTACTTCAAAGTTATCTCCAAATATAAGAGGAATAATTTTCATTTTTATAAAAATATTAATGATAATTTTTACGATTTTAATGATGAAAGATGGATATGAATTTGCATCAATAAATAGATTTCAAACGATGTCAGTAATGCCATTTACAATGTTTTGGCCTTGTATGGTCGTTCCATTATCTGGTTTTTTTATGTTTATTCACTTGTTAACAGATTTACATTCTAATATAAAACAAGGAGGAGAATAA
- a CDS encoding zinc-binding alcohol dehydrogenase family protein produces the protein MKAIIVSKPKELQIVEREIPKISEATDVLVRIKAAGICGSDVHIYHGTSPVATYPRVIGHEMVGEVIDIGKEVDDLKIGDKVVIEPMIACGECYACKSGRPNACASLKVRGCHVDGGFQQYYVAPRKNIFKFDDSISWEEAAMIEPYTIADQITWRADIRKDDYVFIIGAGPIGLCVLEMAKLKGGICIISDFNEKRLQVAKELGADYVINPNLEDPLAKVKDITKGMGSNVTIDAVCLPKTFEQAIEITSVAGRVMCLGFSKDTSEIAQLGITIKELDIRGSRHQTHKFENVVQLFNNRKLQAKKLISNVIHFEDVDKAMDLIENKPNEICKIVLTF, from the coding sequence ATGAAAGCGATAATAGTGTCTAAACCAAAAGAATTACAAATAGTAGAAAGAGAAATACCTAAAATATCTGAAGCAACAGATGTTCTAGTAAGAATAAAAGCAGCAGGAATATGTGGATCAGATGTTCATATATATCATGGGACTTCTCCAGTGGCAACTTATCCAAGAGTAATAGGACATGAAATGGTTGGAGAAGTTATAGATATTGGAAAGGAAGTTGATGATTTAAAAATAGGAGATAAAGTTGTTATAGAACCAATGATAGCATGTGGAGAATGTTATGCATGTAAATCAGGAAGACCAAATGCATGTGCAAGCTTAAAAGTTAGAGGATGCCATGTAGATGGTGGTTTTCAGCAATATTATGTAGCTCCAAGAAAAAATATATTTAAATTTGATGATTCAATTTCTTGGGAAGAAGCAGCGATGATAGAACCGTATACAATAGCTGATCAAATAACTTGGAGAGCCGATATAAGAAAGGATGATTATGTTTTCATAATTGGTGCTGGTCCGATAGGGTTATGTGTTTTAGAGATGGCTAAATTAAAAGGTGGGATATGCATAATATCAGATTTTAATGAAAAAAGGTTACAAGTAGCTAAAGAGTTAGGTGCTGATTATGTAATAAATCCAAATTTAGAAGATCCATTAGCTAAAGTGAAAGATATAACAAAAGGGATGGGATCAAATGTTACTATAGATGCAGTTTGTTTACCAAAAACATTTGAACAGGCTATTGAAATAACATCTGTTGCAGGAAGAGTTATGTGTTTAGGATTTTCAAAAGATACATCTGAAATTGCTCAATTAGGTATAACAATAAAAGAACTAGATATTAGAGGATCAAGACATCAAACACATAAATTTGAAAATGTTGTTCAACTATTTAATAATAGAAAATTACAAGCTAAGAAATTGATATCAAATGTTATACATTTTGAAGATGTTGATAAGGCTATGGATTTAATAGAAAATAAACCAAATGAAATTTGTAAAATAGTACTAACATTTTAG
- a CDS encoding TRAP transporter large permease, translating to MAFLLFSSFVIFLVLQMPVSFALAISSMTALGFASDISLISIIQRMYTSSSSFTLVAIPFFILAGGFMENGGISRRLVKFASCMVGHIRGGLTFASILGAMFFAGISGAAAADTAAVGSILIPAMIKKGYGKDVATSVMATAGSIGIIIPPSIPMILLGVTANISIGALFAGGILPGILMGVALMITSYIFAVVRKLEPEPKASLKEIWNAFKDAILAIMTMVIIVGGIVGGIFTPSEASVVAAIYAFVVGMFIYKELKMKDLPKILLSTATTTGVVVLCIAAASSFGWILTAESIPAKISEFIFGVSTNKWVILFLVNGLMLFMGTFLDITPIIIIVIPIVFPIIMKLGIHPIHFGLMTIVNMAIGQCTPPVGITLFVSTGISEASLGEVLGTYLKYILTMIIVLILITFIPAITTFLPRVLGYIK from the coding sequence ATGGCCTTTTTATTATTTTCATCATTTGTTATTTTTTTAGTACTTCAAATGCCAGTATCCTTTGCTTTAGCAATATCTTCTATGACTGCATTAGGTTTTGCAAGTGATATAAGCTTAATATCTATAATTCAAAGAATGTATACTTCTAGTAGTTCATTTACTTTGGTTGCGATTCCATTTTTTATATTGGCAGGTGGCTTTATGGAGAATGGTGGTATATCAAGACGATTAGTTAAGTTTGCCTCTTGTATGGTTGGACATATTAGGGGTGGATTAACATTTGCAAGTATTTTGGGAGCTATGTTTTTTGCGGGTATTTCAGGAGCTGCAGCTGCAGATACTGCAGCTGTAGGTAGTATATTAATTCCAGCTATGATAAAAAAAGGATATGGAAAAGATGTTGCAACTTCAGTTATGGCAACAGCGGGATCAATAGGGATAATAATTCCTCCGAGTATACCTATGATATTATTAGGAGTAACTGCGAATATTTCAATAGGAGCTTTATTTGCTGGTGGAATATTACCAGGAATTCTTATGGGAGTAGCTCTAATGATAACAAGTTATATATTTGCTGTGGTTAGAAAATTAGAACCAGAACCGAAAGCATCATTAAAAGAGATTTGGAATGCATTTAAAGATGCAATTTTGGCAATTATGACAATGGTAATAATAGTAGGTGGAATAGTAGGTGGAATTTTTACTCCAAGTGAAGCATCAGTAGTAGCTGCAATATATGCATTTGTTGTTGGAATGTTTATATATAAGGAGTTGAAAATGAAAGATTTACCTAAAATACTATTATCAACAGCAACAACAACAGGAGTAGTAGTTTTATGTATTGCTGCAGCTTCAAGTTTTGGGTGGATATTAACAGCTGAAAGTATTCCAGCAAAAATATCAGAGTTTATATTTGGAGTTTCAACGAATAAATGGGTTATTTTATTTTTAGTAAATGGATTAATGCTATTTATGGGTACATTTTTAGACATAACACCTATAATAATTATAGTAATACCTATAGTATTTCCAATAATTATGAAATTAGGTATTCATCCAATTCACTTTGGTCTTATGACAATAGTAAATATGGCAATAGGTCAATGTACTCCACCTGTAGGTATAACCTTATTTGTATCAACTGGAATATCAGAGGCTTCTTTAGGTGAAGTTTTAGGAACTTATTTAAAATATATATTAACTATGATAATTGTACTGATTTTAATAACATTTATACCAGCAATAACAACATTTTTACCAAGAGTATTAGGATATATAAAATAA
- a CDS encoding mannitol dehydrogenase family protein has translation MIRNITHPNFDIIKLKEKTSKSPKWLHFGAGNIFRGYMGKVQQTLLEKGLEDTGIIVAETFDGEIIEKVFNPYNNETVLVTLDKKGEFKSEIISSIVESIDATTDKNKRLEEICTNENLQIISFTITEKGYNLKNTKGLYLDVIEEDFKNGIKEPKHLMTKIAYLLYLRYKKNQAPISLLSMDNCSANGDKIKEAIEIIVNEWIKNSLVDKSFLDYLQNEKKVSYPITMIDKITPRPSLEIKEFLESLGLKNMDIIITKKNSFTAPFVNAEVPEYFVVEDKFPNGRPKFEEAGVILTNRELVEKVERMKVTTCLNPLHTTLAIYGCLLNKKSIADCMQDLELSTLVRKIGYKESLIVVEDPKIINPKKFLEEVLEERFSNPFIPDQPQRIATDTSQKVGIRFGETIKAYIENENLDVKRLRYIPLVIAGWMRYLMEVDDAGASMPLSSDPLLEELKESFKEIEYLNLSSYKKSSLDKILSNKDIFGVDLVQIGMAELIEEYFLEMIKEVGGVRNTLHKHLEIK, from the coding sequence ATGATAAGAAATATTACTCATCCAAATTTTGATATAATTAAGTTAAAGGAAAAAACTTCAAAGTCTCCTAAATGGCTACATTTTGGAGCAGGAAATATATTTAGAGGATATATGGGAAAAGTTCAGCAAACTTTACTAGAAAAAGGATTAGAGGATACTGGAATTATTGTTGCGGAAACTTTTGATGGAGAAATTATTGAAAAGGTATTTAATCCATATAATAATGAAACTGTATTAGTTACTTTAGATAAAAAGGGAGAGTTTAAATCAGAAATAATATCTAGTATAGTTGAAAGCATTGATGCAACTACTGATAAAAACAAAAGATTAGAAGAGATATGTACAAATGAAAATTTACAAATAATTAGTTTTACTATAACAGAAAAAGGCTATAATTTAAAAAATACCAAAGGTTTATATTTAGATGTTATAGAGGAAGATTTCAAAAATGGAATTAAAGAACCAAAGCATTTGATGACAAAAATAGCCTATTTATTATATTTACGTTATAAGAAAAATCAAGCCCCAATATCTTTACTTAGTATGGATAATTGTTCGGCAAATGGTGATAAAATAAAAGAGGCTATAGAAATAATAGTAAATGAATGGATAAAAAATAGTCTGGTAGATAAGTCATTTTTAGATTACTTGCAAAATGAAAAAAAAGTAAGCTATCCAATAACGATGATAGATAAAATAACACCTAGACCATCATTGGAAATTAAAGAGTTTTTAGAGAGTTTAGGATTGAAAAATATGGATATAATTATAACTAAAAAGAATTCTTTTACAGCACCTTTTGTAAATGCAGAAGTACCTGAGTATTTTGTTGTTGAAGATAAGTTTCCAAATGGAAGACCAAAATTTGAAGAAGCGGGAGTTATTTTAACTAATAGAGAATTAGTCGAAAAAGTTGAAAGAATGAAGGTAACAACATGCTTAAATCCTCTACATACAACTTTAGCTATATATGGTTGTTTGTTAAATAAAAAAAGTATTGCAGATTGTATGCAAGATTTGGAGCTAAGTACATTAGTGAGAAAAATTGGATATAAAGAATCTTTAATAGTTGTTGAAGATCCTAAAATAATTAATCCAAAGAAGTTTTTAGAAGAGGTTTTAGAGGAGAGATTTTCAAATCCATTTATACCAGATCAGCCACAAAGAATAGCTACAGATACATCACAAAAAGTAGGAATTAGATTTGGAGAAACTATCAAAGCTTATATTGAAAATGAAAATTTAGATGTAAAAAGATTGAGATATATACCTTTGGTTATAGCTGGTTGGATGAGATACTTAATGGAAGTAGATGACGCAGGTGCAAGCATGCCTTTAAGTAGCGATCCATTGTTAGAAGAATTAAAAGAAAGCTTCAAAGAGATTGAGTATTTGAATTTAAGTAGTTATAAGAAATCAAGTTTAGATAAAATACTTTCTAATAAAGATATATTTGGAGTAGATTTAGTTCAGATTGGGATGGCAGAATTAATAGAGGAATATTTCTTAGAGATGATTAAAGAGGTTGGAGGAGTAAGAAACACTCTACATAAGCATTTAGAAATAAA
- the uxuA gene encoding mannonate dehydratase, which produces MKMTFRWYGEGNDSVELSQIKQIPGVEGVVWALHDVPVGDVWPMERIVEIKNQAEKAGLHIDVVESVNVHEDIKLGLPTREKYIENYKKTIENLSKVGVKVICYNFMPVFDWTRTDLFKELEDGSTALFYENAKVKNVDPMELIKNVSKGSEGYTMPGWEPEKFEKLENLFEAYKEVDEEKLWENLKYFLEQIIPVAEINGIKMAIHPDDPPWSIFGLPRLMTSGKNLKRLLELVDSPSNGLTLCSGSLGASPENDIPAIVREFSDRIPFTHIRNVKIYENGDFIETSHRTCDGSIDIYDVVKAYHEAGFEGYARPDHGRHIWGEKCRPGYGLYDRALGIMYMWGIWDSLNRQEKRG; this is translated from the coding sequence ATGAAGATGACATTTAGATGGTATGGAGAAGGTAATGATAGTGTTGAATTATCTCAAATCAAACAAATTCCAGGAGTAGAAGGAGTTGTATGGGCATTGCATGATGTTCCTGTTGGAGATGTTTGGCCGATGGAAAGAATAGTAGAAATAAAAAATCAAGCTGAAAAAGCAGGATTACATATAGATGTAGTTGAAAGTGTCAATGTTCATGAAGACATAAAATTAGGATTACCAACAAGAGAAAAATATATAGAAAACTATAAAAAAACTATTGAGAATTTGTCTAAAGTTGGAGTTAAAGTAATTTGTTATAATTTTATGCCAGTATTTGATTGGACAAGAACAGACTTATTTAAAGAATTAGAAGATGGATCAACCGCTTTATTTTATGAAAATGCAAAAGTAAAAAATGTAGATCCAATGGAGCTTATAAAGAATGTAAGTAAGGGAAGTGAAGGCTACACAATGCCAGGTTGGGAACCTGAAAAATTTGAAAAATTAGAGAACTTATTTGAAGCATATAAAGAAGTAGATGAAGAAAAATTATGGGAGAATTTAAAATATTTCCTAGAACAAATTATTCCAGTAGCAGAAATAAATGGAATAAAAATGGCAATTCATCCAGATGATCCACCTTGGTCAATATTTGGATTACCTAGACTTATGACATCAGGAAAAAATTTAAAGAGATTATTAGAATTGGTTGATAGTCCATCAAATGGATTAACTCTTTGTTCAGGTTCTTTAGGTGCAAGTCCAGAAAACGATATTCCAGCTATTGTAAGAGAATTTTCAGATAGAATACCATTTACTCATATTAGAAATGTAAAGATATATGAAAATGGAGATTTTATAGAAACTTCACATAGAACATGTGATGGATCTATTGATATATATGATGTTGTAAAAGCTTATCATGAAGCTGGATTTGAAGGATATGCTAGACCGGATCATGGTAGACACATATGGGGTGAGAAGTGTAGACCAGGATATGGATTATATGATAGAGCTCTCGGAATAATGTATATGTGGGGGATATGGGATAGTTTAAATAGACAAGAGAAGAGGGGATAA